A stretch of the Geovibrio thiophilus genome encodes the following:
- a CDS encoding monovalent cation:proton antiporter family protein produces the protein MGIPLLSDITIIFLFAALALFIAGKLKIPEIMGYLITGVLVGPNGFKLIHGVEQVDMMAQIGVVLLLFTIGIEFSLATLISLKRPAIFGGGLQVTGTIIVFAVIAYLGGYSMNSAVFVGMMAAVSGTAIMLKVFAARGEVDSLYGRIALAVSIFQDIAVIPMMFMVPVLAGQGGGIGEVGLLLGKAVLIVVFVFFGARTIVPKILYHVASTRNRELFMITIVLLCLGVAWFTSMAGLSLALGAFLAGIVVSESGYGQQALGDVVPFKDVFTGFFFVSIGMLLNPAVVMANPVAIIVSLLLLVLFKFAVTGFVVNILGYPMRVAVLSGLSLAQVSEFSFILGAAGAAAGLIDADTYSFLIAVTVISMATTPFLIVAAPKLADILSVLPLPTKLRFGYLHEKKEDDSKELIDHIIIAGFGLNGRNTARAAKETGIDFVVIEMNPETVKKERELGTPIFYGDASQSAVLEHGSLRSARIVVVTLPDPVAVRKVVETARRENPTVYILARTRYITEIKPLKDLGADEIIVEEYETAIETFSRVLRKYQIPAEEIERIASSIRFEVHGGSNGSESRVAYNEGVCLTGMNIKNVTVPVGSPVSGKTLRELDLRFRYNVSLLAVRRGQQVMANPGSGFLLDERDELVLMGDDDAVQNFMKSL, from the coding sequence GTGGGAATACCGTTACTGTCTGATATTACAATTATATTTCTTTTTGCTGCACTTGCGCTTTTTATTGCCGGAAAGCTGAAAATACCCGAAATTATGGGCTACCTGATTACCGGCGTTCTCGTGGGACCCAACGGCTTTAAGCTTATCCACGGAGTGGAGCAGGTGGATATGATGGCGCAGATAGGCGTTGTTCTCCTTCTGTTTACTATAGGCATAGAATTTTCCCTTGCCACGCTTATCTCTCTGAAGCGTCCTGCCATTTTCGGCGGCGGGCTTCAGGTCACAGGTACAATCATTGTTTTTGCGGTAATAGCCTATCTAGGCGGATACAGCATGAACAGCGCGGTTTTCGTAGGCATGATGGCGGCTGTATCGGGTACTGCTATCATGCTTAAGGTATTTGCCGCAAGGGGTGAGGTGGACTCTCTCTACGGAAGGATAGCCCTTGCCGTCTCAATATTTCAGGACATTGCTGTAATCCCCATGATGTTTATGGTTCCCGTGCTTGCGGGGCAGGGCGGCGGAATCGGAGAAGTTGGGCTTCTGCTCGGCAAGGCTGTTCTTATAGTCGTCTTTGTATTCTTCGGCGCCAGAACAATCGTGCCTAAAATTCTCTACCATGTGGCATCCACCAGAAACAGGGAACTTTTCATGATCACCATAGTTCTCCTCTGCCTCGGTGTTGCGTGGTTCACGTCCATGGCCGGTCTGTCGCTGGCTCTGGGAGCCTTCCTTGCGGGTATAGTGGTCAGCGAATCGGGTTACGGTCAGCAGGCGCTCGGTGATGTTGTTCCGTTTAAGGATGTCTTCACCGGATTTTTCTTTGTTTCCATAGGCATGCTCCTTAACCCCGCCGTTGTTATGGCAAATCCCGTTGCGATAATCGTCAGTCTCCTGCTTCTGGTGCTGTTTAAGTTTGCGGTAACCGGATTCGTGGTTAATATACTTGGCTATCCCATGAGGGTGGCTGTTCTTTCCGGTCTTTCCCTAGCTCAGGTAAGCGAGTTTTCGTTTATCCTAGGTGCTGCGGGTGCTGCTGCGGGGCTTATTGACGCCGACACATACTCGTTTCTCATAGCTGTAACTGTTATATCCATGGCGACCACGCCCTTTCTTATAGTTGCCGCTCCGAAGCTTGCGGACATTCTTTCTGTTCTGCCTCTGCCGACTAAGCTGAGGTTCGGTTATCTCCATGAGAAGAAGGAGGATGACAGCAAAGAGCTTATTGACCACATAATAATAGCGGGGTTCGGTCTCAACGGCAGAAATACAGCAAGAGCCGCCAAGGAGACAGGGATCGATTTTGTAGTTATCGAGATGAATCCTGAAACTGTCAAAAAGGAGAGGGAACTGGGAACGCCGATATTTTACGGTGACGCTTCCCAGTCTGCGGTTCTGGAGCACGGAAGCCTCCGCAGCGCGAGGATAGTTGTTGTCACGCTGCCTGATCCGGTGGCGGTGCGTAAGGTGGTGGAAACCGCCAGACGGGAGAACCCCACGGTTTATATACTCGCCAGAACAAGATACATAACCGAGATAAAGCCGCTGAAGGATCTCGGCGCGGATGAGATTATTGTCGAGGAATATGAAACAGCGATAGAAACCTTTTCCCGTGTGCTGAGAAAGTACCAGATTCCGGCAGAGGAGATAGAGAGAATCGCGTCAAGCATACGCTTTGAGGTTCACGGCGGCTCAAACGGCTCTGAATCCAGAGTGGCTTATAATGAGGGCGTCTGCCTCACCGGAATGAACATTAAGAATGTCACCGTTCCTGTGGGTTCGCCCGTTTCGGGGAAAACTCTCCGTGAGCTTGATCTCAGGTTCCGCTACAATGTCTCCCTCCTTGCGGTGAGAAGAGGGCAGCAGGTAATGGCTAACCCGGGCAGCGGATTTCTTCTGGATGAGAGGGATGAGCTTGTTCTCATGGGGGACGATGACGCTGTGCAGAATTTTATGAAGAGCCTATGA